In Chlorogloeopsis sp. ULAP01, the genomic window CAATCGATTTACAATCCTGGCTTCCTCCGATTGTTGAATCTTTTCGAGAACTTACCGCTTGTCATCAACAAAACTTAATTTTGGATATAAATGGTGAGCTTCCTTGCTTAGAAACTGATATTACCGACTTAGAACGTATTATCACAGAACTGTTAAATAACGCCTGTAAATATACGCCTGCTGGTGGTTCTATTATGATTGCTGCTTCTGCTGTAGGGGATACCGTACAGATTAGCGTTACTAATTATGGCATTGGCATCGCCACCAACGAACTTTCACGCATTTTTGAGCCTTTTTATCGCATTCCCCAGCATGATCCGTGGAAACACACAGGTACAGGAATGGGATTGGCATTAGTACAGAAGCTGGTAAAACATTTAAAAGCTTCAATTCGTGTAGAAAGTCAAGCAGCTTTTACTACTTTCACTCTCAGTTTACCGAGAGAGATTAAAGTATGATAAATAAATGTCTAGCAAATATACTGCTAACTATATTGTAAATTATAGACTTATTTCCGACTCAGCAACTAGAATGAATACTGAATATATTTATATATACACTGCATTATGTAATACAGCAGCCTGAACTGAGATTTCACAAAGCAGAAGTAGTGAGGCACTAGAACAGAAGTGCCTCTATACAATTATTTTTTACTGGGCTTTAGACTCAAAACTAAAGTTGTTATTAATACAGATTGCCTTCTGCCTCTGACTTTTTTTGTAAAACCAGCAAAGCAATTAAAAGTTAGTAATTAGCTACACATGGAAAATATTAATTTTTTCCCTTTATCCCAAGTATCTAAAACCAAATTTGACTGCACATTTATAACTAAGCAGCCTACAAATAAACACTTTCATAGTGGAATAGCACAGCTTTTGTCTGTGGCGGTTACTATAACAGTTTTCAATTTTGCAGGACAAGCGTTAGCACTGCAACGAGGAGATAGCAGTTCGGAAGTTAGTAATCTTCAGAGATGTTTACAAAGCTTAGGGTATTTTCAAGGGCCGATCAATGGCAATTTTGGTGTATTAACTGAAGAAGCTGTAAAAAAATTTCAGCGAGCTAATAATATAGGTACGACAGGAATAGTAGGGGCGCAGACTCAACAAGCCCTACAATACGTATGTCAAAATGGACAGTCTCGTCAAAGCTATACTTTCAGTAATACTAGCGATCGCTTTTCCTATAATCTCAGTGAAGGCGATGCTGGGCCAGAAGTGTCAGAATTGCAAAGAAAATTACAACAATTGGGCTATTTTAAGGGAAATCCTACTGGCTATTTTGGTACTACAACTACAAATGCTGTAATTCTTTTCCAGCAACATAACCAACTCCCACCTAGTGGCATTGCCGATCCACAAACCTTGGCACAAATATCTAGAGCAATGGGAAGCCCAAATTCTGCTTGTTCA contains:
- a CDS encoding peptidoglycan-binding protein yields the protein MAVTITVFNFAGQALALQRGDSSSEVSNLQRCLQSLGYFQGPINGNFGVLTEEAVKKFQRANNIGTTGIVGAQTQQALQYVCQNGQSRQSYTFSNTSDRFSYNLSEGDAGPEVSELQRKLQQLGYFKGNPTGYFGTTTTNAVILFQQHNQLPPSGIADPQTLAQISRAMGSPNSACSINSGYICLGEKSSRVSTVQQRLRQLGFFTEEITGYYGATTRNAVAQFQRDAGMYPTGNVDFSTWQRLGLGSNNPPTAINNPTPANRNRYVVVVPIRRADTLPRVRQYIPKAFAARSKLGHYVNAGTFRDRSEAEKHSQFLRELGFDARVEYF